The Strigops habroptila isolate Jane chromosome 13, bStrHab1.2.pri, whole genome shotgun sequence genome contains a region encoding:
- the LOC115615248 gene encoding uncharacterized protein LOC115615248, whose amino-acid sequence MSTKLYVLISWPDGSRVINIENIKEPRKPFHLYAVGEQVLARCPGFSGLYWGMVEGISEHKDILEKKLLEDRQLLEKLKEEPAVHSMMPPQPKKSRKTFPKWTPGNTSRKHHSDRTYPAKPLLRAAEASLPRDAGSSSIIKERRALGNAAARSRSLAGPPHPASAFTPPSTFVTVAMPGTSQGEEEGVGPAARDYVALPMKRKSDGTLSQCQQHICLNSCEEHKLDALQGTDDFERVQKNFGPAEMERVEKIEQLERMVLDLQQDVLSLKKKVQRLESLSFQEEPHRQPCEVVELFNGYTKEQLKETIRFDQKISTACKTLLYKLFTSDYIQSHSITGRRGNTFREAKPMMDERCIKIIRVLLKQKFGDHLSDTVITEKIQNVQKALRQKFKTECL is encoded by the exons ATGTCAACCAAGCTCTACGTCCTCATCAGCTGGCCCGATGGCAGCCGGGTGATCAACATTGAGAACATCAAGGAGCCCCGCAAGCCCTTCCACCTCTATGCAGTGGGTGAGCAGGTGCTGGCCCGCTGCCCTGGCTTCAGCGGGCTCTACTGGGGCATGGTGGAAGGCATAAGTG AGCATAAAGATATTTTAGagaagaagctgctggaagaTAGACAGCTCCTGGAGAAGCTGA AAGAAGAACCAGCTGTCCATAGCATGATGCCACCCCAGCCAAAGAAATCCAGGAAAACCTTCCCAAAATGGACCCCGGGGAATACATCCAGGAAACACCACAGCGACAGGACTTACCCAGCAAAGCCCCTGCTGAGGGCGGCCGAGGCCAGCCTGCCCCGTGATGCTGGCAGCTCTTCCATCATCAAGGAGAGACGTGCCCTGGGCAATGCAGCTGCAAGGTCCCGCTCACTGGCAGGTCCCCCTCACCCAGCCAGCGCCTTCACACCACCATCCACGTTTGTCACCGTGGCCATGCCGGGGACTTCCCAGGGTGAAGAGGAAGGGGTTGGTCCAGCTGCTAGAG ATTATGTTGCCCTGCCGATGAAGAGGAAGTCAGATGGCACCTTGTCCCAATGCCAGCAACACATCTGCCTGAACAG cTGCGAAGAGCACAAGCTCGATGCTTTGCAAGGAACAGATGACTTCGAGAGAGTTCAGAAAAATTTTGGTCCTGCTGAAATGGAAAG GGTGGAGAAGATAGAGCAGCTGGAGAGGATGGTGTTGGATCTCCAACAGGATGTCCTCTCTCTGAAGAAGAAGGTGCAGAGGCTGGAATCCCTGTCCTTCCAGGAGGAGCCCCACCGGCAGCCGTGCGAGGTGGTGGAGCTCTTCAATGGCTACACCAAGGAACAGCTCAAAGAGACCATTCGCTTTGACCAGAAAATCAGCACTGCCTGCAAAACGCTGCTTTACAAGCTATTCACATCTGACTACATCCAGAGCCACTCCATCACAGGCCGGAGGGGCAACACTTTCCGAGAGGCGAAGCCCATGATGGATGAACGCTGCATCAAAATCATCCGGGTGCTGTTGAAGCAGAAGTTTGGAGATCACCTCAGTGACACAGTGATCACGGAGAAGATACAAAATGTGCAGAAAGCCCTGAGGCAGAAGTTTAAGACAGAATGTCTCTGA